The sequence below is a genomic window from Bacteroidota bacterium.
ATGCAGTAACGGTGTAAGTAATGTTCATGCCGGTATTGCTGAGTGGATCATAAATATTCGGATTGTTCAGCGATGAAGAAGGAGACCAGGAATAAGTTGCATTCGGGTCATTCGAATAAGCACTCAATTGAATCGTATCTCCGCAATAAAAATATCCGAGCGTTCCTGCGTAAACCCAAAGCGCAAATGCAGTTACACTTGTTGTACCGGTGTAAGAACATCCAGATGCATCAGTCACTGTAACTGTATAGGATCCGACAGGAAGACCGGAAATATTCTGCGTAGTTTGTCCGCCGGGTTGCCAGAGATAAGTATAAGGAGCAGTTCCTCCATTGGGGAAAGCAGACGCGGCGCCATTATTTCCATTACAGGTATCAGGTGCTGCACTAACCACTGCAGAGAAACTTGAATTATTCGCCACAAAAACAGAATCTGTATTCATGCATCCGGAACCAACATCGGTTACCGCCACATAATAATTTCCTGAAATAAGTCCGTTTGCTGTTGCATTCGTCCCTCCCGACGGCGACCAGTTGTAAGTGAACGGACCTGTTCCGCCGGAAACATTCACAGTTGCACTTCCTGCAGACGAACACGTAACTCCAACCGAAGACATAGTGAGCACTGCACCTGTGTAACTGACCGTGACACTTGCTGAAGCGCAATCGCTTCCATCCTGCACAAACACCGAATAATTTCCCGCAGCGAGATTGGTCGCAGTAGAAGTTGTTTGTCCGCCCGGCAACCAGAGATACGTATAATTTCCACTGCCCCCTGTAACATTCACCGATGCACTTCCATTCCCATTGCAATTATCCGGAATAGAAGAAGTGGAAAGAGAAAGATTGGTTGCAACAGGTGTACACGAAGAACAGGTTGTTTTAAAATACAACCCGGCAACAGCGAGCGTGTAGCAATCTCCCCCATTATCATTCAGCGAGTAATTACAGGTTGCCTGTCCGTTCGTGACATTTGTTACAGTTGAAATTTCATTCCACCAGTTGAATTGCGGAGTGGGGACCGTTACGCCGTTCATGATCACCGTGTACGTGTTGAACTGCATATCACCAACAAGACAGAACGCGGTACCTGAAGTAGAATTCGCGCATGCATTCACATTCATCATCGTGTGACTCATGGGCCCGGACGCGACCGTATGACAACCATCGTCCATCACGAGTGTTCCTGTCCAGTTTGCCGAAGGATCACTGTAAATTACTATGAGTGTTGCGCCTTCCACATCGACCGTTGCAGTGTTGGTACTCACAGGAAGTCCGCTCAGTGAATAAATTCCGGGACCTGTAATGCAGGAAGTAACATCTGCTCTCCACACATGTGTTCCGTTCATTCCCCAGCAAACGTCAATGGAATTTCCGATATCCGTCATCGGAAAATTTGTGGTAGTAGTGGAAGGATCGGTAATGGTTGCTGTGATTGACGGAGCAACACCGAGAGCTTCTGTGTACAAATAAGCTTTGAGAACAGTTGCACACGCGGGCATGGCTACCGTAAGCGGCGCAGGTTGTGCAATTCCTATTGGAACAAAACGCTGGCCGAGACGCTGCGATGACATGCAATAATTTAATCCGCAGGCGGTGTTACTGTAAATATTATTCAGCGTATCGTTTCCATTCTGTGGAGTGACGACAGGTCCGACCAGTCGCTGCGTATGATTATGCTGCGCGGCCCATGCGGCGGTTCCGATCTGAGGAATTTGCGCGGCAATAAATGCCGGAAGAAAAACTGCAGCAATAATTACCTTTTGAATTTTTTTCATGATGCTTTTTTTATGCAATTGCAATTTATTTTTTCGGGATATTATCTCCAATGTTCTGCATCATCTTTTGTAAAAAAATCAGAAGCAGTTAAAAGATCATTCTATTTCATTCGATCACCAAGCGCTTCACCACAATTCCTTTTTCTGTTTTCACCTGTACCATGTAAACTCCTTTAGCAAGTGAAGAGAGATCCATTTTTTCTGTGAAGATTCCTGCGCCTGCATTTTCCGTTTTTTCATAGGCAATTTGTCCGATCGCATCAAAAACTTTCACTTCTATTTTTCCGGAATTCAAAATCTGAATATTCAACTGGAAATTTCCATCATTAGGATTCGGCGTAATGCTCATACTGTTCTGCATCAATGAAGCTGCATCAATTCCAACTCCGTTTGCAAGACCGATATTTGAAAGTGATCCGTTAGTACTCGCCGCTTGTTGTGAAAGCCGCGAAGGATTACATCCTCCGGTTGGATGAACAGCCACTACACAATAATAAATTGGCCCTGCAGGCGGAGCGCCATCAGTGAAATTGAAAATTGTTCCGGGCACAGCAGCGATCACATTCATATTTCCTGGTGTTGAACCGCGATAAATATCATACGTCGCAATATTCAATCCTTCGTACGGAGTCCAGATCAAATTATATCCGCCGGAAATAGAAGGGCTCACCTGGAGGAACAGTGTGCGGTGATGCGCACTCGTATCCGACTCTGCGCCGCATGAATCTGACGTGGTAATTTCATAACGACTCGCCATTTGCAGCGGATTCGAAGTCATGTCGGTGAATGTGGAGAACTGTGTGATCGGTTGCGATCCGATGAGATTGTAAACTCCCGCCACTGACGACTCACGATAGATATTATAACTTCCTGCCGCCGGAGAATTTGTTCTTTCCCAAATAACGACGTTGTGATTGATCGCTGTATCAACCGACACAAAACAGATCGGCTCATTGTGCGTATTCGATCCTGCCACACTTACTGTAATGGAATCGGTTGCTGTTCCGCATTGAGAAGTTGCAGTCACCGTGTAAGTAACATTTCCGATCACCAGCGCATGCGGATTCTGCGAAGTGGAATTATTCAGGTTTGCAGGAGGCGCCCAAACAAAAGTTGTTGGAGTGTAATTCGGAGTAGCAGCAAGATAAACGGAATCGAGGCAGGAAAAACTTCCCCCGACAATGGAAGCAGAAACTGTCATTGGAACATTCACCGTATTCACACTCACTTGCGAAGTGATCGCACATCCTACTGCATCAGTAACTGTAACAGTATAACTTCCCGCAGTGAGATTTGAAACCGATGACGTTGTTTGATTTCCCGGTTGCCAGAGATAAGTGTAAGGAGAAGTTCCTCCACTCACAAAAGCAAAAACTTTTCCTGTTGGTGATGGACACGTATCAGGAAGCGATGCTGTATTTACAATGAGCGAAGTATTGTTGTGCACAGTATCTGTTGCTGAAATGGAACAACCCGTATTATCCGTCACCGTCACTGTGTAAACTCCGGCTGGTAAATTATTCGCTGTAGAATTCGTTCCACCCGTAGGCGCCCACGAGTACGTGTACGGGCCCGTGCCACCGGTCACACTCACGGAAGCTGATCCGAGCGTAGAACAATTCACACCGGTTGAAGTCACTGAAAGAACAGGTCCGGTGTATGGAATAGTTACACTCAAACCTGTACATGCAGATGCAGTGGAATCCGTAACAGAAACATAATAAGTTCCTGCAGGAAGATTGGTAGCTGTGTAACCGCTTTGTTGCGGCGATGTATTCCAGTTGATCGTATAATTTCCACTGCCACCGGAAACAGAAATTGTTGCCGCTCCATTATTCACGCATGATGCAGGCGTTGTGGAAACAACATTCGCAGTGAGAACAGACGACATGGGGTTACAAGTGGTGCAAGCTGTTCGCGTGTACAAACCTGTCATTGCAAGACAATCACAATCTCCGGAAGCATTCAGAGAATAATTACAACTCGTTTGTGTTTGAGGAACACTAGTAGAGGTAGAAAAATAATCCCACCAGTTGAAACTTGTAGTAGTATTCGTTGGCCCCGAATTCATGGTCCACGTCGCGCCGTTCATTTGCAGATCGGCCATCACCATGAATGCGGTTGCAGAAGTAGAATTTCCGCAGGGTGTTAATCCGCTCATCGTGTAATTACTTACTCCGCCATTTGTAACCTTGCAGCCATCATCGATTCGAATGGAACCGGTGTATGACGCAGAAACATCATTGTAAATAACCATCATCGTTGCGCCGTCAATATCATTCGTTGTCGAAGAAAAAACTGTAGTAGTAGGCAAACCGCTGATCATATAATTTCCATTTCCATTGATGATGCTCGTTATATCCGCACGATAGGCGTACGTGCCTGTAGCGCCCCAGCACATGTCGACATCCATGCCGATCATTGTCATTGGAAAAGTAGTTGTAGTTCCAACCGGATTTGTAACTGTGACATTTATCGCCGGGCCGTTTCCAACATCCACGCACCAGATATACGCTTTGTCGATTTGCGCACAGAAAGGAAGATTGCCAATAGGAAATGCTGCGGGTTGTGTGATTCCTGCAGGAGTAAATCGTTGTCCGAGCCGCAGGGATGCTTGCTGGAAATTGAGTCCGCATGCAGTCGTGTCATAGATCATTCCGAGTGTTGCGTTTCCATTCTGGACAGAATTATTCGCAGCAACATTTCTTGTACGAACGGAATGTTGCGCTGCCCACAAAGAAGTTCCGATCTGCGGTTGCTGGGCAAATACAGAAGTGGATAAAAGAAATGCAGCGAAAGATAAGCGTAGAAATATTTTCATGGAGTGTTGGGTTAAGGGAAAAGAAAGTTCCGAATAAGAACAGGGGAAACAAAATTTATTTCGACAAAATCTTACTTAATCACGATGAAAAGTTGTTTCATCGAGGGAAAGGGCGAAATAAAAAGAAAGAGGAGTGATTTTCAGGCGTGAACGAGGCTGAGCAAGGAGCGGAAGAGAATTTTTCCATCGGTATTTCCCAGTTCAATATCGGAAGCGCGTTCAGGATGCGGCATCATTCCGAAAACATTTTTTCCTTCGTTACAAACTCCTGCAATATTTTCTTCTGCTCCATTCGGATTCGAATTTGCAGTGATCTTTCCATTCTCATCGCAATAACGGAAAAGAATTTGTCCGTTGTCATTCAGTTTTTTCAAAGTGCCTGCATCAGCAAAAAATCTTCCTTCACCGTGGGCAATGGGAATTTTCAGCGCTTTTTCCTTTGGAATTCCCTGCGTGATCGCGGTGTTGTTTGTTTCTGCTTTGATGAAAATATTTTTGCAGATGAATTTCCGTTCTGTATTGTGAAGCAATGCGCCTGGCAATAATCCGGATTCACAAAGGATCTGGAATCCATTGCACACCCCAAAAACAATTCCGCCTTTGCCCGCAAAATCGATCACTTCTTTCATAATGGGAGAGAATCTTGCAATAGCTCCCGAACGCAGGTAATCGCCGTAAGAAAATCCACCGGGCAGCACCACCATATCCACCCGCTGCAGATCATGATCCTTGTGCCAGAGCTCCACCACTTCCTGGTTCATGATATTCCGCAGAACATAAATCATGTCCTGGTCGCAATTTGATCCCGGAAAAATTACTACACCGATCTTCATTTTATTTTTCTTTTACATCACAAAGATACTGCGTAAACCGGCTTCCGTTGCCAGCACGGTGATGGATTTGTGAACTACAATGGAAATTTGTTTAAAAAATAAGTGGTGGCAATACTGAGCAGGAGGAGGATGAAAATAATTTCTGCTATCCATGTGCGCCTTGCCAGAAGAAAATAATTCGAGATGAAAAGGGAAACAGGATAAAGGCAGAAAAGAAATCCGGCAACAGCGAAATTCTGTGCGGGCAGTACAGCCAGCAATGAAAAAACAAGAAACCAGATCATGACGGAAACAGATTTTTTTGTTTTGAGCGTAGATGTTCCTGATCCGGCAATGAATCTTCCTGCGGCTACCAATAAAAGTAAAGCCGCGACAGCGCTCAATGAATAATATTCCACGGGAAGTTTCAGAAAAAAATCGCGGTGCTTCACCGGGTCAATGAGTACACGATAAGACATTTCTCTGAGCTGGTCATTCCAGAAAAAATAAACACCGGAATAAATCCACGGAATAAATACGCCAACGAGATAAATGATCCATTCGCGCCAGATGAAAGGGCGAAGAATGAGAATGACCACAAATCCGAACAACACGAAAAGTAAAGAAGGTGCGTAGATCAACCCGGCAAATCCGATGAAAAATCCTGCATTGAAAACTGCGGTGAAAGCGCGGTCAGCCCGATAAGTTCCCAATAAGAAATGAAGCGCGACGAGTAACAATAAACCTGCGATCATTTCCGGAAAAAAACCCAGCAGCCCCGGTGAACAGGCAGAAAGCACCATGAAAAGCAAAGCAGGCAACCAGGATTTTTTTGTGAGCACCTGGTGATGATTGATGATGTAATTCAGAAAAAATGCCTGTGCAAGAGAAAGAATAATTCCGCAGCAATGTGCAAAAAGCGGGTGAGAATTTGAAAAATCAGCAAGCCCTGAGAATAATGGCATGTAAATCTGCGCCGATGGTGAAGTAGGATTTAAAAATCCGGGCAGCCACAATGCAACGGCGATCAATGGAATCAATACCAATGAAAGCGGCTGATAGGTGCGAACCGTTCTGATGATCACGAAGTAAAATTAGTCATTAGTCACTGGCCATTTTTTCAATTAAAACGAATCCTTATCTTTGAAGCCGGCTAAAAACATTTCAATTATGATGACAGGTCACGGTTTCTGGTACAGCGTAGGACGTGCGTTCTACAAATTTTTCGATCTCCTCCAATGGATGTATGATCACATTTCGCCAAACAAAATTCTTATCCTCGGTGCTTTTATGTGTTTCATCTGGTGGATGACCTGGCAACACAAATTGAATAAAAAAGCAATTCAAGAAGGCAAATTGAAATAAGTTGCTGTAAAAATACAAAGTGGATCCCTGCATTTTTTGCGGGGATTTTTTTAGAGTACGAATTCATTCGGGATTTCGTATTTCGTACTCCAGGAGATCCTGGCCGATATCTCTGCGGTAATAACTTCCGTCGAACTTTACTAATGCAGCAGCTGAATAGGAATTGATGAGTGCATCCTCAATAGAATCGCCCCAGCCGGTGAATGCCATCACCCGTCCACCGTTAGTCAGAATTTTTTCTCCGTCAATTTTTGTTCCGGCATGAAACACCATGGCGTCTTTTACTTTTTCAAGTCCGGAAATTATTTTCCCTTTTTCATAATCGCCGGGATAACCACCTGCCACCATCATCACTGTTGTTGCAGTGCGCGGATCCAGTTCGAATTTGAAACGAGCTAATTTTTTTTGTCCGACCGCAATGAAAGTTTCCAGCAGATCACTTTTGATGCGTGGCAATACCACTTCCGTTTCCGGATCGCCCATGCGGCAATTGTATTCGATCACTTTCGGGTCACCATTGTCATTCATCAGTCCGATAAAAATAAAACCGACGTAGGGGATCTTATCTTTTTTCAATCCGATGATCGTAGGAACAATAACACGCTCTTCCACTTTGCGTAGAAATTCTTCATCGGCAAACGGCACGGGTGAAACAGCACCCATTCCACCGGTATTCAAACCTGTATCTCCTTCGCCGATCCTTTTGTAATCTTTTGCAGCCGGAAGAATTTTATAGGAATCTCCATCGGTGAGCACAAAAACAGAAAGTTCAATTCCTTTGAGAAATTCTTCGATCACCACTTTCGAACTTGCATCACCGAATTTTGCATTGGCCAGCATCGACTTCAATTCTATTTTTGCTTCGGCAAGTGTTTTCGGAATGATCACTCCTTTTCCTGCTGCGAGTCCGTCGGCTTTTAAAACATAAGGGGGAGAAAGTTTTTCAAGGAATCTGAATCCTTCTTCGAGCGAATCTTTCGTGAAAGTTTCATAGGCAGCAGTAGGAATTTTATGCCGCACCATAAATTGCTTTGAAAAATCCTTGCTCC
It includes:
- the purD gene encoding phosphoribosylamine--glycine ligase, whose protein sequence is MNVLLLGSGGREHAFAWKLSKSKKLSKLFIAPGNAGTALCGTNVAIVATDFGGIKKFVLDNDVKMVVVGPEDPLVKGIHDFFLSDEELEKIMVIGPQKAGAMLEGSKDFSKQFMVRHKIPTAAYETFTKDSLEEGFRFLEKLSPPYVLKADGLAAGKGVIIPKTLAEAKIELKSMLANAKFGDASSKVVIEEFLKGIELSVFVLTDGDSYKILPAAKDYKRIGEGDTGLNTGGMGAVSPVPFADEEFLRKVEERVIVPTIIGLKKDKIPYVGFIFIGLMNDNGDPKVIEYNCRMGDPETEVVLPRIKSDLLETFIAVGQKKLARFKFELDPRTATTVMMVAGGYPGDYEKGKIISGLEKVKDAMVFHAGTKIDGEKILTNGGRVMAFTGWGDSIEDALINSYSAAALVKFDGSYYRRDIGQDLLEYEIRNPE
- a CDS encoding T9SS type A sorting domain-containing protein, yielding MKKIQKVIIAAVFLPAFIAAQIPQIGTAAWAAQHNHTQRLVGPVVTPQNGNDTLNNIYSNTACGLNYCMSSQRLGQRFVPIGIAQPAPLTVAMPACATVLKAYLYTEALGVAPSITATITDPSTTTTNFPMTDIGNSIDVCWGMNGTHVWRADVTSCITGPGIYSLSGLPVSTNTATVDVEGATLIVIYSDPSANWTGTLVMDDGCHTVASGPMSHTMMNVNACANSTSGTAFCLVGDMQFNTYTVIMNGVTVPTPQFNWWNEISTVTNVTNGQATCNYSLNDNGGDCYTLAVAGLYFKTTCSSCTPVATNLSLSTSSIPDNCNGNGSASVNVTGGSGNYTYLWLPGGQTTSTATNLAAGNYSVFVQDGSDCASASVTVSYTGAVLTMSSVGVTCSSAGSATVNVSGGTGPFTYNWSPSGGTNATANGLISGNYYVAVTDVGSGCMNTDSVFVANNSSFSAVVSAAPDTCNGNNGAASAFPNGGTAPYTYLWQPGGQTTQNISGLPVGSYTVTVTDASGCSYTGTTSVTAFALWVYAGTLGYFYCGDTIQLSAYSNDPNATYSWSPSSSLNNPNIYDPLSNTGMNITYTVTASNACMTAQDTFQVILDTLNYYNEQICFVSVDTALDKNVVIWERWGSPLNGYYNIYKENPITGQYALLASQPISQFTTYTDMASTPQLNADRYVITTVNPCGQESDTSYHHRTIFLQTTPDGTGGFDLAWTAYEGLPVTQYNIYRGTSISTLSLLTTVTSTTIYNDPAPPAGVNYYLVEAVHPFGGCAPSRTINSSYQPLDYSNALSNINTANPNGIAQDNLLQNSFSIAPNPNDGNFQLNIQVLISGKIEVKVFDAIGQIAYEKTENAGAGIFTEKMDLSSLAKGVYMVQVKTEKGTAVKRLVIE
- a CDS encoding T9SS type A sorting domain-containing protein → MKIFLRLSFAAFLLSTSVFAQQPQIGTSLWAAQHSVRTRNVAANNSVQNGNATLGMIYDTTACGLNFQQASLRLGQRFTPAGITQPAAFPIGNLPFCAQIDKAYIWCVDVGNGPAINVTVTNPVGTTTTFPMTMIGMDVDMCWGATGTYAYRADITSIINGNGNYMISGLPTTTVFSSTTNDIDGATMMVIYNDVSASYTGSIRIDDGCKVTNGGVSNYTMSGLTPCGNSTSATAFMVMADLQMNGATWTMNSGPTNTTTSFNWWDYFSTSTSVPQTQTSCNYSLNASGDCDCLAMTGLYTRTACTTCNPMSSVLTANVVSTTPASCVNNGAATISVSGGSGNYTINWNTSPQQSGYTATNLPAGTYYVSVTDSTASACTGLSVTIPYTGPVLSVTSTGVNCSTLGSASVSVTGGTGPYTYSWAPTGGTNSTANNLPAGVYTVTVTDNTGCSISATDTVHNNTSLIVNTASLPDTCPSPTGKVFAFVSGGTSPYTYLWQPGNQTTSSVSNLTAGSYTVTVTDAVGCAITSQVSVNTVNVPMTVSASIVGGSFSCLDSVYLAATPNYTPTTFVWAPPANLNNSTSQNPHALVIGNVTYTVTATSQCGTATDSITVSVAGSNTHNEPICFVSVDTAINHNVVIWERTNSPAAGSYNIYRESSVAGVYNLIGSQPITQFSTFTDMTSNPLQMASRYEITTSDSCGAESDTSAHHRTLFLQVSPSISGGYNLIWTPYEGLNIATYDIYRGSTPGNMNVIAAVPGTIFNFTDGAPPAGPIYYCVVAVHPTGGCNPSRLSQQAASTNGSLSNIGLANGVGIDAASLMQNSMSITPNPNDGNFQLNIQILNSGKIEVKVFDAIGQIAYEKTENAGAGIFTEKMDLSSLAKGVYMVQVKTEKGIVVKRLVIE
- the purQ gene encoding phosphoribosylformylglycinamidine synthase subunit PurQ → MKIGVVIFPGSNCDQDMIYVLRNIMNQEVVELWHKDHDLQRVDMVVLPGGFSYGDYLRSGAIARFSPIMKEVIDFAGKGGIVFGVCNGFQILCESGLLPGALLHNTERKFICKNIFIKAETNNTAITQGIPKEKALKIPIAHGEGRFFADAGTLKKLNDNGQILFRYCDENGKITANSNPNGAEENIAGVCNEGKNVFGMMPHPERASDIELGNTDGKILFRSLLSLVHA